Below is a genomic region from Miscanthus floridulus cultivar M001 chromosome 1, ASM1932011v1, whole genome shotgun sequence.
TGATAACCCATATTGATTGCGTTCCTACCAAATGGGTGAGATGAGTAACTGAGGAATTTCCGACGTAGGATAATCTTATAGGATACAAATAAAATAACTCATTTTATAGTAGCACCGATTATCTGATCAAACAGAGTAAGGCGCACAACCTGGTCTTAAAATCTGCAACGACGACTATATAACAATATATAAAGCACCAGCACCTCAAGGGCAATGGCGCTGGTACAGATGACATATCCAATTACACAGGCCATGCTGCTGATACGAGAGGATAGCAGGGCCCTAACACGAACCGAATGGGACCATGTCGAATTATTGCTGCATACACAGGAGGCTCTGAGAAGCTCTAGTTTTCCTGGGCACCTTCATCAGCTGGGGCTTCCTTCACCTTAACCGCCTCCGAAGATACCTCCCTTGGCTTCTCTTCTGTTGCCGGTGCCTTCTCAGCCTCAGTGGTGGCCTCACTAGTTTCAGGGGCCGTGCTTGCGGTGCTGCCTTCTTCAACAGGGACAGTCTTCTTGACAGTACCAACCTTCACATACttgctcatgaacttgtattCCCAATCCTGCAGGGCGTCAAGCTCAAATGGGCCTAGGCCAGAGATGTCGCCAGTAAGATCCTGCGGCTCAAAGGACATCTTTGCTAGGGCTCTGCTGGCATCTTTACCAGCGAATAGGGCATAAGGTCCGCCAGGTCCATAGAACATTCTGCATAGGGTCATTAATAAACATTATAAATACAGAACTCAATATGTAAAGTAAGAAGGGGAAAGGAGGGGGGGATTTGAACCGTAAGAGAGCTTCACAACAAATTTCTAACATGTAAGTCACTGAAATGAATTCACAACTGACCATATGAGCACAACTATTCTTGAATAAAATAAATAAGCATAAGCATGCAAATTTCTAACATGTAAGTCACTGAAATGAATTCACAACTGACCATATGATCACAACTGACCCTATGTTTCGCATGGACAGCCGTGCAATGTGGAATGATTGTGATTGTGAAAGTACAAGCATAATCAAAGATAGATGTGCATATAATAATATAACAGATCTAAGAAGTTTCAAAACATATCATCCACCACAAAATATGGGTACAGCTGCAACTGCATCTTGCATACCAAGGGCTAGCTAAGAGATATCACATATAGTATTCCATTGCCAGATCAAACCACAAAACttctaaaaaaagaataaaacaacagaaaagaaaagaaccATTAAAACAGCTTTCACTAATTCTCCCGGGCAACCAGTGCCAAATAAAAAACATATCCAAAAGTAGCCCTCATCTCCCATTGAATCAGAACGCTTTACTAGCAAAAATATCACAAATTTTTTTTTAGGAAGCGCCTATCTATATTTACCACATCTTTTCACTGGCAAATCTGGGAATCCCAGCTGCACAGATGAAAGGAATACTTATCCAAGCACAACAGGTAAAAAATTGGTACGTTAACTTATTATATGAGCATTGAATCTCTATATCAAATCAGGCAATCATCAGCATATATACTCTCCATTATCAACTCTACAGCCATCATCTCAGATGGTATACAGTCAACTGGTGCTAAAAAGATTCTAATCAAATAGAAATTGATTAGGTATACCAAACAACAAAGAAAAATTCAGCGAAAGCGACCCCAACAAACATTAGGGAATTGATATCAACGCCCCAAAAGTTTGTTGTGGACCTGCTGCCCGAGATTCACACCTTAAATTTTCACCCAATGCAGAAAAAAAATCATCCCCTAGCTAACCATAGTGGCAGCTCATATTGCTAACCATAGCGGACATGTCCCCATAATAAACAACAAAGCAATCAATCGATGCTTTCCATATCTTGATGCCACCCAGGCAACTGAGGCCCCGAATGCGCCAAGACATTAAACGAGAAATTCCAGACGATTTATAACCAAGATTACTCCCATAATCCAGGAAGACAGAGACGACAATATCAAAAAGCTCAAATAGACAAGGCATTCAAAACCTCAGAAAATTCGAGCAAACTTATCACTTGGATTACTCCAATCATCAGAAAAAGAAATCTATAGTTACATCTGAAAAAGCTAACTATCATTGAACCGATAACGCAATCGGTATGTGCTAAAAAATCAGCAAGCCGTACTCAGTCAGGTCATCCAAATAGTACAGCAAAGCCGGCCAATTatgcaacttcatcaacaatCATACAGCAATAGCAAGTAGGAGCGATACTTCTACGcatatatagggcataataatagATTATATGATGAATATTGACTCGACTACGGCAGAATCGGGCAACCGCAACAAAATCTAATCACTAGAACAGCGATCGATCCATGAAAACAGGGGGTAAGTTATGGTTTTGGCGCAAAGAACAGACCTGCTCTGGGTGACGTCGTAGATCTGGCCCTTGATGGCCATGAGGAGCGGCTTCTTAGGGTCGGAGCCGTCGTACTGGCGGAGCTCCTCCTCGGAGACCTCCCCCATCTGCACGGGGGGCGGGAGCGGCTCCGCCTCGGGCTCCTcccgcgggcgcggcggcggcgggggcggggccGCGAAGAGCCCCGACACGACGTGGTACAGCACGGCCGCCACCGCGACGGCCGTGAAGAAGGCCGCCGGCGACAGCCCCGTGTACGTGACGATCGCCTGCTTCAGCGTCTCCCACAGCTCCGCCACCGCCATCGCTGCGTGCCTGATTCACTGGTTGTGGGGGTCTGGCTCGCCGGCCCTCTGACTTTCGGGGGAGCGGGGTAGTCTCGTCTTTTCGGGCGACTTGGAAAGGGAAGCGAGGAGGCGGAGAAAAATATCTGCAGCTTTTTATGGAGGGATGATGAAGAGAGCTGCTCTCAGGGGTGAAGCATTTTATAGCCTGACTGACGAGTGGGTGCAGAGGAGATCTCGAGGTACCTCGGATCCGGGGCCCAGATGTAAGTGGGATCCCTACGCGTATACATATCGTGGATTTGATTACATTTTGAATATTAGTAATATCAATATATATGATCAGGGATTTACAGCAACCAGTAGCgtgtccgtgctaacgctacggtgacAT
It encodes:
- the LOC136535072 gene encoding membrane steroid-binding protein 1-like, translating into MAVAELWETLKQAIVTYTGLSPAAFFTAVAVAAVLYHVVSGLFAAPPPPPPRPREEPEAEPLPPPVQMGEVSEEELRQYDGSDPKKPLLMAIKGQIYDVTQSRMFYGPGGPYALFAGKDASRALAKMSFEPQDLTGDISGLGPFELDALQDWEYKFMSKYVKVGTVKKTVPVEEGSTASTAPETSEATTEAEKAPATEEKPREVSSEAVKVKEAPADEGAQEN